The following are encoded together in the Lathyrus oleraceus cultivar Zhongwan6 chromosome 3, CAAS_Psat_ZW6_1.0, whole genome shotgun sequence genome:
- the LOC127127596 gene encoding L-type lectin-domain containing receptor kinase S.4 — MGHAFYPLPFQLKNKTTGKVFSFSSSFALAVVPEYPKLGGHGMAFTIAPTKDLKALPSQYLGLFNSSDVGNFSNHLFAVEFDTVQDFEFGDINDNHVGININSMMSNASVKAGYYNDDSVFQDLNIKGGKAILVWVDYDSLMNVVSVTLSPTSNKPKKPTLSFHMDLSPILHDTMYVGFSASTGLLASSHYLLGWSFKINGPTPFLDLSSLPQLPQPKKKQTSLITGVSVAASVIVLGSIAFGFYLFRKIKNADVIEAWELEVGPHRYSYQELKKATKGFKEKGLLGQGGFGRVYKGTMPKSKIQVAVKRVSHESKQGLREFVSEIASIGRLRHRNLVQLLGWCRRRGDLLLVYDFMANGSLDKYLFEDSEFVLSWEQRFKIIKGVASGLLYLHEGYEQVVIHRDVKASNVLLDFELNGRLGDFGLARLYEHGANPGTTRVVGTLGYLAPELPRTGRATTSSDVFAFGALLLEVACGRRPIEPKALQEELVLVDWVWERFKEGRALEVVDPKLNGNFDESEVMMVLKLGLICSNDVPTIRPSMRQVVRILDGEVELPNEMRKPGGIDSQEGFDEFLHSLGTTSFDKTNSSSYVGNTDMNTSFISFGNSP, encoded by the coding sequence ATGGGTCATGCCTTTTACCCTTTACCTTTCCAACTAAAGAACAAAACAACCGGTAAAGTTTTCTCCTTTTCTTCGTCTTTTGCTCTTGCTGTTGTTCCTGAATATCCTAAACTTGGTGGTCATGGCATGGCTTTCACAATAGCACCTACAAAAGATCTCAAAGCTTTACCTAGTCAGTATCTTGGTCTTTTCAATTCAAGCGATGTTGGTAATTTCTCTAACCATCTTTTTGCTGTTGAGTTTGACACTGTTCAAGATTTTGAGTTTGGTGATATTAATGATAATCATGTTGGAATAAACATCAATAGTATGATGTCAAATGCTTCTGTTAAAGCTGGTTATTACAATGATGATTCGGTTTTTCAAGATCTTAATATTAAAGGTGGAAAAGCTATTCTAGTTTGGGTTGATTATGATTCTTTGATGAATGTTGTTAGTGTTACACTTTCTCCAACTTCAAACAAACCTAAAAAACCAACCTTGTCTTTTCATATGGATTTATCGCCTATTCTTCATGATACTATGTATGTTGGTTTCTCTGCTTCAACTGGTTTACTTGCTAGCTCTCATTATCTTTTGGGTTGGAGTTTCAAAATCAATGGACCAACACCTTTTCTTGATTTGTCTTCACTACCACAGCTTCCACAGCCAAAGAAGAAACAAACTTCTTTGATAACCGGTGTTTCGGTTGCGGCTTCTGTTATTGTGTTGGGTTCTATAGCATTTGGTTTTTACCTTTTCAGAAAAATCAAGAATGCTGATGTTATAGAAGCATGGGAGCTGGAAGTTGGGCCTCATAGATACTCTTATCAAGAGCTTAAGAAAGCTACAAAAGGTTTCAAGGAGAAAGGGTTACTCGGGCAGGGTGGTTTTGGAAGAGTTTATAAAGGGACGATGCCGAAATCAAAGATCCAAGTGGCTGTTAAGAGAGTTTCACATGAATCAAAACAAGGGTTGAGGGAATTTGTGTCGGAAATCGCAAGCATAGGCCGGCTTCGCCACCGGAATTTGGTTCAGTTACTCGGCTGGTGTCGTCGCAGAGGAGACCTTTTACTTGTGTACGATTTCATGGCGAATGGAAGCTTAGACAAGTACTTGTTTGAAGATTCAGAATTTGTGCTGAGCTGGGAACAAAGGTTTAAGATAATAAAGGGTGTTGCTTCGGGTCTTTTATATCTTCATGAAGGTTATGAGCAAGTGGTAATACATAGAGATGTTAAAGCTAGTAACGTGCTGTTAGATTTCGAACTCAATGGAAGATTAGGTGATTTTGGTTTGGCAAGGTTGTATGAACATGGTGCTAATCCAGGCACAACAAGAGTGGTGGGAACATTAGGCTATTTAGCGCCGGAGTTGCCTAGAACAGGAAGAGCAACAACAAGCTCCGACGTTTTTGCATTTGGCGCGCTTCTGCTCGAGGTTGCTTGCGGAAGAAGGCCTATTGAACCAAAGGCATTACAAGAAGAGTTAGTGTTGGTGGATTGGGTTTGGGAAAGGTTCAAAGAAGGAAGAGCACTTGAAGTAGTGGATCCTAAATTGAATGGTAATTTTGATGAAAGTGAAGTAATGATGGTGTTGAAATTGGGATTGATATGTTCAAATGATGTTCCTACTATAAGGCCTAGCATGAGACAAGTAGTGAGGATTTTGGATGGAGAAGTTGAGTTGCCAAATGAAATGAGAAAGCCAGGAGGTATTGATTCACAAGAGGGGTTTGATGAATTCTTGCATTCTCTTGGAACTACTTCATTTGATAAGACAAATTCAAGCTCCTATGTTGGAAATACAGACATGAATACTAGTTTTATCTCTTTTGGTAATTCACCTTAA